A single genomic interval of Nitratidesulfovibrio sp. SRB-5 harbors:
- a CDS encoding radical SAM protein, which translates to MPLAHVFGPVVSGRLGRSLGLDLLGGRVCSMDCLYCEVGATDVHTCERAPYVPASVLLDELARWRDAEAAKHGATPDCRTPSASPASVRLDHVTLGGSGEPCLNSDLARIIAGCRDILPGVPVAVLTNSTLLHRDDVRADLAGADVALPSLDSLVESEFRVLNRPCKGVTARGVADGLLGFARGFGGRIYLEVLLARGINDTAENLALLRDYVRQLAPHRVDVTTLSRPGASPRALPVDRDVLARWSDELNTAAGCPPTAPAGHGPTATTPDDGSRRAANATNAQAPVPHVSLTMDTEALQEAVLRSVTRRPQTAPQLAKALGAPLDAVRKALDGLTARGACAPVAETALPRDTDGEIFHAGRSPRNG; encoded by the coding sequence ATGCCCCTTGCCCACGTGTTCGGTCCGGTGGTCTCAGGCCGCCTTGGTCGTTCGCTCGGCCTCGACCTGCTTGGCGGGCGGGTGTGTTCCATGGACTGTCTGTACTGCGAGGTGGGCGCGACCGACGTGCACACCTGCGAGCGGGCTCCCTATGTCCCGGCCTCCGTGCTGCTGGACGAACTGGCCCGCTGGCGCGACGCCGAGGCGGCGAAGCATGGCGCCACGCCGGATTGCCGGACGCCTTCCGCGTCACCGGCTTCCGTCCGGCTTGACCATGTGACGCTGGGCGGCTCAGGCGAACCCTGCCTGAACAGCGACCTTGCCCGCATCATCGCGGGCTGCCGGGACATCCTGCCCGGTGTGCCCGTGGCGGTGCTGACCAACTCCACCCTGCTCCACCGGGACGACGTGCGCGCCGACCTTGCCGGGGCGGACGTGGCGCTGCCCTCGCTGGATTCGCTGGTCGAATCGGAATTCCGCGTGCTGAACCGCCCGTGCAAGGGCGTGACCGCGCGCGGCGTGGCTGACGGCCTGCTGGGGTTCGCGCGCGGGTTCGGCGGGCGGATTTACCTGGAGGTGCTGCTTGCGCGCGGCATCAACGACACGGCGGAAAACCTCGCCCTGTTGCGTGACTACGTGCGCCAACTGGCCCCCCACCGGGTGGACGTGACCACCCTGTCGCGACCGGGCGCAAGCCCGCGCGCCCTGCCCGTGGACAGGGACGTGCTGGCCCGCTGGAGCGACGAACTGAACACGGCAGCCGGGTGCCCGCCAACGGCACCGGCTGGCCACGGCCCCACGGCGACGACACCGGATGACGGTTCCCGCCGTGCGGCGAATGCGACGAACGCGCAAGCCCCCGTGCCCCACGTCTCCCTGACCATGGACACGGAGGCCCTGCAAGAGGCGGTGCTGCGCTCCGTAACGCGCAGGCCGCAGACCGCGCCGCAACTGGCGAAGGCCCTGGGGGCCCCGCTGGACGCGGTGCGGAAGGCGCTGGACGGGCTGACGGCGCGGGGCGCATGCGCCCCCGTGGCCGAAACGGCCCTGCCGCGCGATACGGATGGCGAAATTTTCCACGCCGGGCGCTCACCCCGCAACGGGTAG
- a CDS encoding tRNA (adenine-N1)-methyltransferase, with the protein MPAYGDLVILQSPRGKRYLRRVEEGNDLHCQEGVLPMADLAAAEYGTEIRTRQGVPFRVQRPTITDLVKGVKRQTQIIYPKDIAYICMRLGVGPGRTIIEAGSGSGSLTVALSWFSGPTGRVCTYEAREEFYKLCRRNLDWAGVGQNVTQFNRDIIDGFEQTDADALFLDVRTPWDYLHHVVRAVKPGAALGFLVPTVDQVSKLLHGMETGPFDDIEVCEILIRRWKPVADRLRPEDRMIAHTGFLIFARHQERSEEWDSFRTLGTRERKQEAARQERLAAARGNADAVASDDAGFEE; encoded by the coding sequence ATGCCCGCATACGGAGATCTGGTCATTCTGCAAAGCCCGCGCGGCAAGCGCTACCTGCGCCGCGTCGAAGAGGGCAACGACCTGCACTGCCAGGAAGGCGTGCTGCCCATGGCCGATCTGGCCGCCGCCGAGTACGGCACCGAAATCCGCACCCGGCAGGGCGTGCCCTTTCGCGTGCAGCGCCCCACCATCACCGACCTGGTCAAGGGCGTGAAGCGCCAGACCCAGATCATCTATCCCAAGGATATCGCCTATATCTGCATGCGCCTTGGCGTGGGTCCGGGCCGCACCATCATCGAGGCTGGCTCCGGCTCCGGCAGCCTGACCGTGGCGCTTTCGTGGTTTTCCGGCCCCACGGGCCGCGTCTGCACCTACGAGGCGCGCGAGGAATTCTACAAGCTCTGCCGCCGCAACCTCGACTGGGCAGGCGTGGGCCAGAACGTCACCCAGTTCAACCGCGACATCATTGACGGCTTCGAGCAGACCGACGCCGACGCCCTGTTCCTGGATGTGCGCACCCCGTGGGACTACCTGCACCACGTGGTCCGCGCCGTGAAGCCGGGCGCCGCCCTGGGCTTCCTTGTGCCCACCGTGGACCAGGTGTCCAAGCTGCTGCACGGCATGGAAACCGGGCCCTTCGACGACATCGAGGTCTGCGAGATCCTGATCCGCCGCTGGAAGCCCGTGGCCGACCGCCTGCGCCCCGAAGACCGCATGATCGCCCACACCGGGTTCCTCATCTTTGCCCGGCATCAGGAACGCTCCGAGGAATGGGATTCGTTCCGCACCTTGGGCACCCGCGAACGCAAGCAGGAAGCCGCCCGCCAGGAACGCCTGGCCGCCGCGCGCGGCAATGCGGACGCCGTTGCCAGCGATGACGCCGGGTTTGAAGAATAA
- the abc-f gene encoding ribosomal protection-like ABC-F family protein, translating to MNFTIQSLSKSYNGQDILSDFSLEVQSGVRLCVCGPNGCGKSTLLRIIAGVESADSGKVLLPKGCRLGYVQQELGDDVLDRPLLDWVLDVLPAWHDFWAEWEAATHAGDEAAIRRLGVKQAELEQVYGYNPEHRARAVLSGLGFAERKWSLPIRKLSGGWRERAKLARVLTAGVDVLLLDEPTNHLDLEAVEWLEAFLMDYKGALVFVAHDRVFMDKVGTHVLYLGASKPLYRRGTFSQFVALQEEVEGQREREAQRLQEEIARKMDFVRRFRAKATKARQAGSRQKMAKKLEKELENYRPEQKRRELEFSWPEPARAEKTILSVVDLEYAFPDGTGLWPGLTFNIYRGQKIALAGPNGCGKSTLLKVIGGRLEKSGGTVVMGTLVRMGFFSQHQLETLNPSGTVLSEIRRLSDPRTTEEELMSVLGLFLLGQSYFDRVVGELSGGEKSRLILATLFLARCNFLVLDEPTNHLDLESREALVEALQSYEGTILMVAHDRHLLSSVADEIWALSPGGITVYEGGFEEYDAARRQQGDTGSLASGAGEPRRETASLSRDDMKRIKREQAEQRNALYKELKPRQDAYAKLEKQLETSLAEQAEVEQTLADPAVYADSVRTTELLKRFGELQREGEELFEKMSELEAVIADLETRRAALTVEGV from the coding sequence ATGAACTTCACCATCCAGAGTCTCAGCAAGTCCTACAACGGTCAGGATATCCTGTCCGATTTCTCGCTCGAGGTGCAGTCGGGCGTGCGGCTGTGCGTGTGCGGCCCCAACGGGTGCGGCAAGTCCACGTTGCTGCGCATCATTGCGGGCGTGGAATCTGCGGACAGCGGCAAGGTGCTGCTGCCCAAGGGCTGCCGGTTGGGCTACGTGCAGCAGGAACTGGGCGACGACGTGCTGGACCGTCCGCTGCTGGACTGGGTGCTGGACGTGCTGCCTGCGTGGCACGACTTCTGGGCGGAGTGGGAGGCGGCGACGCATGCCGGGGACGAGGCGGCCATCCGGCGGCTGGGCGTGAAGCAGGCGGAACTGGAGCAGGTGTACGGGTACAACCCGGAACACCGGGCGCGGGCGGTGCTTTCGGGCCTGGGGTTTGCGGAGCGCAAGTGGAGTTTGCCCATCCGCAAGCTGTCGGGCGGCTGGCGCGAGCGCGCCAAGCTGGCCCGCGTGCTGACGGCGGGCGTGGACGTGCTGCTGCTGGACGAACCCACCAACCACCTGGACCTGGAAGCCGTGGAATGGCTGGAAGCCTTCCTGATGGACTACAAGGGCGCGCTGGTGTTCGTGGCGCACGACCGGGTGTTCATGGACAAGGTGGGCACGCACGTCCTGTACCTGGGGGCCAGCAAACCCCTGTACCGGCGCGGCACGTTCAGCCAGTTCGTGGCCCTGCAGGAAGAGGTGGAGGGCCAGCGCGAGCGCGAGGCCCAGCGCCTGCAGGAAGAGATAGCCCGCAAGATGGATTTCGTGCGGCGGTTCCGGGCCAAGGCCACCAAGGCGCGGCAGGCCGGTTCGCGCCAGAAGATGGCCAAGAAGCTGGAAAAGGAACTGGAAAACTACAGGCCGGAGCAGAAGCGGCGCGAGCTGGAATTTTCGTGGCCGGAACCGGCGCGGGCGGAAAAGACCATCCTCAGCGTGGTGGACCTGGAATACGCCTTTCCGGACGGCACGGGGCTGTGGCCCGGCCTGACCTTCAATATCTATCGGGGCCAGAAGATCGCGCTGGCCGGTCCCAACGGGTGCGGCAAGTCCACGCTGCTCAAGGTGATCGGCGGCAGGCTGGAAAAGAGCGGCGGCACGGTGGTCATGGGCACGCTGGTGCGCATGGGCTTCTTCAGCCAGCACCAGTTGGAGACACTGAACCCTTCGGGCACGGTGCTCAGCGAAATCCGCCGCCTGTCCGACCCGCGCACCACGGAAGAAGAGCTGATGAGCGTGCTCGGGCTGTTCCTGCTGGGGCAAAGCTACTTCGATCGCGTGGTGGGCGAGCTTTCCGGCGGCGAAAAGAGCCGCCTGATCCTGGCCACGCTGTTCCTGGCCCGGTGCAACTTCCTGGTGCTGGACGAACCCACCAACCATCTGGACCTGGAAAGCCGCGAGGCGCTGGTGGAGGCGTTGCAGAGCTACGAAGGCACCATCCTGATGGTGGCCCACGACCGGCACCTGCTGTCCAGCGTGGCCGACGAGATATGGGCGCTGTCGCCCGGCGGCATCACGGTGTACGAGGGCGGGTTCGAGGAATACGACGCGGCGCGCCGCCAGCAGGGCGACACCGGCAGTCTGGCGTCCGGCGCGGGCGAGCCCCGGCGCGAGACGGCATCCCTTTCGCGCGACGACATGAAGCGCATCAAGCGCGAGCAGGCCGAACAGCGCAACGCCCTGTACAAGGAACTGAAGCCCCGGCAGGACGCCTACGCCAAGCTGGAAAAGCAGCTGGAAACGTCGCTGGCCGAACAGGCCGAGGTGGAACAGACCCTGGCCGACCCGGCGGTGTACGCCGATTCCGTCCGGACCACGGAACTGCTGAAACGCTTTGGCGAATTGCAGCGGGAGGGCGAGGAACTGTTCGAAAAGATGAGCGAACTGGAAGCGGTGATCGCGGACCTTGAGACGCGGCGGGCGGCGCTGACCGTGGAAGGGGTCTGA